A stretch of Pseudomonas sp. LRP2-20 DNA encodes these proteins:
- the paaK gene encoding phenylacetate--CoA ligase PaaK yields MNMYHDADRALLDPMETASIDALRQHQLERLRWSLKHAYDKVPLYRKRFDECGAHPDDLNSLDDLAKFPFTGKNDLRDNYPYGMFAVPQEEVVRLHASSGTTGKPTVVGYTQNDIDTWANVVARSIRAAGGRKGDKVHVSYGYGLFTGGLGAHYGAERLGCTVIPMSGGQTEKQVQLIRDFQPDIIMVTPSYMLNLADEIERQGIDPNDLKLRLGIFGAEPWTDELRRSIEQRLGIDALDIYGLSEIMGPGVAMECIETKDGPTIWEDHFYPEIIDPVTGAVLPDGQLGELVFTSLSKEALPMVRYRTRDLTRLLPGTARPMRRIGKITGRSDDMLIIRGVNVFPTQIEEQVLKIKQLSELYEIHLYRNGNLDSVEVHVELRAECQHLDEPQRKLVVGELGKQIKTYIGLSTQVILQPCGTLKRSEGKACHVFDKRLAS; encoded by the coding sequence ATGAACATGTACCATGATGCCGATCGTGCCCTGCTGGACCCGATGGAAACCGCCAGTATCGACGCCCTGCGCCAGCACCAGCTGGAGCGGCTGCGCTGGAGCCTGAAACACGCCTACGACAAGGTGCCGCTGTACCGCAAGCGTTTCGACGAATGCGGCGCCCACCCTGATGACCTGAATTCCCTCGACGACCTGGCGAAGTTCCCCTTCACCGGCAAGAACGACCTGCGCGACAACTACCCCTATGGCATGTTCGCGGTGCCCCAGGAAGAGGTGGTGCGCCTGCACGCCTCCAGCGGCACCACCGGCAAGCCGACCGTGGTCGGTTACACGCAGAACGACATCGACACCTGGGCCAACGTGGTCGCCCGCTCGATCCGTGCCGCCGGCGGGCGCAAGGGCGACAAGGTGCATGTGTCCTACGGCTATGGCCTGTTCACCGGCGGCCTGGGTGCTCATTACGGTGCCGAACGCCTGGGCTGCACGGTGATCCCGATGTCTGGCGGCCAGACCGAGAAGCAGGTGCAGCTGATCCGCGACTTCCAGCCCGACATCATCATGGTCACGCCGTCCTACATGCTCAACCTCGCCGACGAGATCGAGCGCCAGGGCATCGACCCCAATGACCTGAAGCTGCGCCTGGGCATCTTTGGCGCCGAGCCGTGGACCGACGAGCTGCGCCGCTCCATCGAGCAGCGCCTGGGCATCGATGCCCTGGATATCTATGGCCTGTCGGAGATCATGGGCCCGGGTGTGGCCATGGAATGCATCGAGACCAAGGATGGCCCGACCATCTGGGAGGACCACTTCTACCCCGAGATCATCGACCCGGTGACCGGCGCGGTGCTGCCGGACGGGCAGCTGGGCGAGCTGGTGTTCACCTCGCTGAGCAAGGAAGCGCTGCCGATGGTGCGCTACCGCACCCGCGACCTGACCCGCCTGCTGCCGGGCACGGCGCGGCCGATGCGGCGCATTGGCAAGATCACCGGGCGCAGTGACGACATGCTGATCATTCGCGGGGTGAACGTGTTCCCGACACAGATCGAGGAGCAGGTGCTTAAAATAAAACAGCTTTCAGAGCTTTATGAGATTCATCTGTATCGCAATGGCAACCTTGACAGCGTCGAGGTGCACGTGGAGTTGCGTGCGGAATGCCAGCACCTGGATGAGCCGCAGCGCAAGCTGGTTGTTGGTGAGCTGGGTAAGCAGATCAAGACCTATATCGGCCTCAGCACCCAGGTGATTTTGCAGCCTTGCGGCACGCTCAAGCGCTCCGAGGGCAAGGCTTGCCATGTGTTTGACAAACGGTTGGCCAGCTGA
- the paaA gene encoding 1,2-phenylacetyl-CoA epoxidase subunit PaaA: MYAQLVETGVKRVKSLEEMSPEERNFQEKIDAEIKIEAKNWMPEAYRQTLIRQISQHAHSEIVGMLPEGNWVTRAPSLKRKLQLMAKIQDEAGHGLYLYSAMETLGADRDEEIAKLHSGKAKYSSIFNYPTLSWADMGAVGWLVDGAAIVNQVVLQRTSYGPYSRAMIRICKEESFHQRQGYELLLTMMREGTQAQKDMVQDAINRLWWPALMMFGPSDEHSPNSAQSMAWKIKRQTNDELRQRFVDQTVPQLELLGCTAPDPDLKWNAERGHYDFGEIQWDEFYEVIKGNGPCNQERVATRRKAIEDGAWVREAAVAYARKQQNKNAA, translated from the coding sequence ATGTACGCACAGCTAGTGGAAACCGGAGTCAAGCGCGTCAAGTCGCTGGAAGAGATGTCCCCCGAAGAGCGCAACTTCCAGGAAAAGATCGACGCCGAAATCAAGATCGAAGCCAAGAACTGGATGCCCGAGGCCTACCGCCAGACCCTGATCCGGCAGATCTCCCAGCACGCCCACTCGGAAATCGTCGGCATGCTGCCCGAAGGCAACTGGGTCACCCGTGCCCCCAGCCTCAAGCGCAAGCTGCAACTGATGGCCAAGATCCAGGACGAAGCCGGCCACGGCCTGTACCTGTACAGCGCCATGGAAACCCTCGGTGCCGACCGCGACGAAGAGATCGCCAAGCTGCACAGCGGCAAGGCCAAGTATTCGAGCATCTTCAACTACCCGACCCTGAGCTGGGCCGACATGGGCGCCGTGGGCTGGCTGGTCGATGGCGCTGCCATCGTCAACCAGGTGGTGCTGCAGCGCACCTCCTACGGCCCCTACTCCCGCGCCATGATCCGTATCTGCAAGGAAGAGAGCTTCCACCAGCGCCAGGGCTACGAACTGCTGCTGACCATGATGCGCGAGGGCACCCAGGCGCAGAAGGACATGGTCCAGGACGCCATCAACCGCCTCTGGTGGCCAGCGCTGATGATGTTCGGCCCAAGCGACGAGCATTCCCCCAACAGCGCCCAGTCGATGGCCTGGAAGATCAAGCGCCAGACCAACGACGAGCTGCGCCAGCGCTTCGTCGACCAGACCGTGCCCCAGCTCGAACTGCTCGGTTGCACCGCCCCCGACCCGGACCTGAAGTGGAACGCCGAGCGCGGCCACTACGACTTCGGCGAGATCCAGTGGGACGAGTTCTACGAAGTCATCAAAGGCAACGGCCCCTGCAACCAGGAACGCGTCGCCACCCGGCGCAAGGCCATCGAGGATGGTGCCTGGGTGCGCGAAGCGGCCGTGGCCTATGCACGCAAGCAACAGAACAAGAACGCCGCCTGA
- the paaB gene encoding 1,2-phenylacetyl-CoA epoxidase subunit PaaB translates to MSVWTLYEVFVRSKHGLNHKHVGSVHAADAAMAIENARELYTRRSEGVSLWVVPSALITASSPDEKDPLFAPSDDKVYRHASFYELPDEVGHM, encoded by the coding sequence ATGTCTGTCTGGACCCTCTACGAAGTGTTCGTGCGCAGCAAGCACGGCCTTAACCACAAGCATGTCGGCAGCGTGCATGCCGCCGACGCCGCCATGGCCATCGAGAACGCCCGCGAGCTGTACACCCGCCGCAGCGAAGGCGTGAGCCTGTGGGTGGTGCCGTCGGCGCTGATCACCGCCTCCTCGCCCGACGAGAAAGACCCGCTGTTCGCCCCCTCGGACGACAAGGTCTACCGCCACGCCAGCTTCTACGAACTGCCCGACGAAGTCGGGCACATGTGA
- the paaC gene encoding 1,2-phenylacetyl-CoA epoxidase subunit PaaC produces the protein MHKHDLIPYLLLLGDSALIQGQRLCEWCGHAPALEEELALMNVGLDLVGQARNWLEYAAELLDDGRDADALAFRRDERAFRNLLLVEQPNGDFAVTMTKQFLYDAWHHAVLQGLVESNDERIAGIAAKALKEVTYHLRRSAEWVQRLGGGTEESRRRMLDAIPALWRFTVELSAGSDNEVQLAQAGIAADPAAVAAAWLKQVSAIFESVELPLPKAASHFYLNGRQGLHTEHLGLLLAEMQFLPRAYPDATW, from the coding sequence ATGCACAAGCACGATCTGATCCCGTATTTGCTGCTGCTCGGCGACAGCGCCCTGATCCAGGGCCAGCGCCTGTGCGAATGGTGCGGCCACGCGCCGGCACTGGAAGAAGAACTGGCGTTGATGAACGTCGGCCTCGACCTGGTGGGCCAGGCGCGCAACTGGCTGGAGTACGCCGCCGAGCTGCTGGACGACGGCCGCGACGCCGATGCCCTGGCGTTCCGCCGCGACGAGCGCGCATTCCGCAACCTGCTGCTGGTCGAGCAACCCAATGGCGACTTCGCCGTGACCATGACCAAACAGTTCCTTTACGACGCCTGGCACCATGCCGTGCTGCAGGGCCTGGTCGAATCGAACGACGAGCGTATCGCTGGCATTGCCGCCAAGGCCTTGAAAGAAGTCACCTATCACCTGCGCCGCTCTGCCGAATGGGTGCAGCGCCTGGGTGGCGGCACCGAAGAAAGCCGCCGGCGCATGCTCGACGCGATCCCGGCGCTGTGGCGCTTCACCGTCGAGCTCAGCGCCGGCAGCGACAACGAGGTGCAACTGGCACAGGCGGGCATTGCCGCCGACCCGGCGGCGGTCGCTGCAGCCTGGCTGAAACAGGTGAGCGCGATCTTCGAGTCGGTCGAGCTGCCGCTGCCCAAGGCCGCCAGCCACTTCTACCTCAACGGCCGCCAGGGCCTGCACACCGAGCACCTGGGCTTGCTGCTGGCCGAAATGCAGTTCCTGCCAAGGGCCTACCCCGATGCAACCTGGTGA
- the paaD gene encoding 1,2-phenylacetyl-CoA epoxidase subunit PaaD, with the protein MQPGELIAGDRGARAQQSGDLAKAWEVLSQVMDPEVPVVSVVDLGIVRDLGWRAGHLHLVVTPTYSGCPATEVIEGDIRQALEQAGFTAPDLERRLTPAWSTDWISELGRERLRAYGIAPPQGSASKRSLLGEAPDVCCPQCGSRHTELLSQFGSTACKALYRCRDCLEPFDYFKCI; encoded by the coding sequence ATGCAACCTGGTGAGCTGATTGCCGGCGACCGCGGCGCCCGCGCCCAGCAAAGCGGCGACCTGGCAAAGGCCTGGGAGGTACTGAGCCAGGTCATGGACCCGGAAGTGCCCGTGGTCAGCGTGGTCGACCTGGGGATCGTGCGCGATCTGGGCTGGCGAGCCGGCCACCTGCACCTGGTGGTTACGCCGACCTATTCCGGTTGCCCGGCCACCGAGGTGATCGAGGGTGATATTCGCCAGGCGCTGGAGCAGGCCGGCTTCACCGCGCCGGACCTGGAGCGCCGGCTGACCCCGGCCTGGAGCACCGACTGGATCAGCGAACTGGGCCGCGAACGCCTGCGCGCCTATGGCATCGCCCCTCCGCAAGGCAGCGCCAGCAAGCGCAGCCTGCTCGGCGAAGCCCCAGACGTGTGCTGCCCGCAATGCGGCAGCCGCCATACCGAATTGCTCAGCCAGTTCGGCTCCACGGCCTGCAAGGCGCTGTATCGCTGCCGCGATTGCCTGGAGCCGTTCGACTATTTCAAATGCATTTGA
- the paaE gene encoding 1,2-phenylacetyl-CoA epoxidase subunit PaaE, whose translation MSQFHSLTIKQVRNETRDAVSIAFDVPAHLQEAFRFTQGQYLVMRTQLGNEEVRRSYSICSAVQDGELRVAVKRVPGGRFSAFANEVLKAGQQLDVMPPSGSFFVPLDPARQGNYLGVAAGSGITPILSIIATTLAREPHSRFTLLYGNRSSSGALFRDKLEDLKNRYLDRLNLIFVFSREQQDVDLYNGRIDADKCGQLFSRWMDVSGLDAAFICGPQAMTETVRDSLQANGMAKERIHFELFAAAGNEARREAREAARQVDSALSHITVISDGRALSFDLPRNTQNVLDAGNAIGAELPYSCKAGVCSTCKCRVIEGEVEMDSNHALEDYEVAAGYVLSCQTYPVSDKVVLDFDQL comes from the coding sequence ATGAGCCAGTTTCACAGCCTGACCATCAAGCAAGTGCGCAACGAGACCCGTGACGCCGTGTCGATCGCTTTCGACGTGCCGGCGCACCTGCAGGAGGCCTTCCGCTTCACCCAGGGCCAGTACCTGGTGATGCGCACCCAGCTGGGCAACGAAGAAGTCCGCCGTTCCTACTCCATTTGCAGCGCCGTGCAGGATGGCGAGCTGCGGGTGGCCGTCAAGCGCGTGCCCGGTGGGCGCTTCTCCGCGTTTGCCAACGAAGTGCTCAAGGCCGGCCAGCAGCTGGACGTGATGCCGCCCTCGGGCAGCTTCTTCGTGCCGCTGGACCCGGCGCGCCAGGGCAATTACCTGGGCGTGGCCGCCGGCAGCGGCATCACACCGATCCTGTCGATCATCGCCACCACCCTGGCCCGCGAGCCGCACAGCCGCTTCACCCTGCTGTACGGCAACCGCTCCAGTTCCGGCGCGCTGTTCCGCGACAAGCTCGAAGACCTGAAGAACCGTTACCTCGACCGTCTCAACCTGATTTTCGTGTTCAGCCGCGAGCAGCAGGATGTCGACCTGTACAACGGCCGCATCGACGCCGACAAGTGCGGCCAGCTGTTCTCACGCTGGATGGACGTGTCCGGCCTTGACGCCGCGTTCATCTGCGGCCCGCAGGCGATGACCGAGACCGTGCGCGACAGCCTGCAGGCCAACGGCATGGCCAAGGAGCGCATCCACTTCGAACTGTTCGCCGCCGCCGGCAATGAAGCCCGTCGCGAAGCCCGTGAGGCCGCACGCCAGGTGGATTCGGCGCTCAGCCATATCACCGTGATCAGCGACGGCCGCGCGCTGAGCTTCGACCTGCCGCGCAATACCCAGAACGTGCTGGATGCCGGCAATGCCATCGGCGCCGAACTGCCCTACTCGTGCAAGGCCGGGGTGTGCTCGACCTGCAAGTGCCGGGTGATCGAGGGTGAGGTGGAGATGGACAGCAACCATGCCCTGGAGGACTACGAAGTGGCGGCCGGGTATGTGCTGTCGTGCCAGACCTACCCGGTGAGCGACAAGGTGGTGCTCGACTTCGACCAGCTTTGA
- a CDS encoding DUF485 domain-containing protein has protein sequence MTPEHIESIANHPDFQHLVQRKRRLNGGLTLAMLVIYYGFVLLVAFSPSTLGQSLSGGVTTVGMLVGVLMVLLSFALTGIYVHRANNVLDPLNDKVKQECAQ, from the coding sequence ATGACCCCGGAACACATCGAAAGCATCGCCAACCACCCCGACTTCCAGCACCTGGTCCAGCGTAAACGCCGCCTCAACGGCGGCCTGACCCTGGCGATGCTGGTCATCTACTACGGCTTCGTCCTGCTGGTGGCGTTCTCGCCGAGCACCCTCGGCCAGTCCCTGAGCGGCGGCGTGACCACCGTCGGCATGCTGGTTGGCGTGCTGATGGTGCTGCTGTCGTTCGCCCTTACCGGCATCTACGTGCACCGCGCCAACAACGTGCTCGACCCGCTCAACGACAAGGTCAAGCAGGAGTGCGCACAATGA